The Nonlabens sp. Hel1_33_55 genome contains the following window.
CGTATTTGAAATTGTAAATCCCTTCAGTAGCGATAAAATCTCCATTCATCACAAATTTACCGTTGGTATTAATTTCCAAAAGCAAGTTTCCATAACCACTACCTCTCAGGTAACTACCATTTGTTGGATCTACCGTGACCTCAACAGTGGCCGTAGGAGTCACTTCAAGGTCAAATCTAAGTTCCAATCCAGAAATTTCCCTAATCTCGGTTTCTTTTCCTGATAATCTAGCCTCCTTTTCTTCTGGACTAAGGAAATATATCGCAGATGTATCACTGAGTGATTCACCATTATCAATAGGAATTTTAAAAATGGTATCATCACCAGTAGTGGCCACAACATTGATAAATAATTCATTTGTTGGACCCGTTATAGTTGCAGTTCCATCTATGAATGCGGTACCGTAGTACAGTGATTCTTCAGTGAGTTCTGTATCTAAGACTAACAATCTATTGGATTCCAATTCTAGATCCAACTCCCAGAAACCAAAGTTCTTATGGTTGATCTGGCCTTTTAGAAAACCTGTTGTGTTGTACTTAGTATCTGTCAATTGAATCTGACCAAAGTCAAAACTTGTGGTAGAAATGTCAACCGTGGCGTCTTGCTCAAAATCAAAATCTGTATTAAGGTATGGAACTCTTAGTCCAGCATTTTTCATGGTAATCTCTCCATTGACATCTGGTTCTGTAAGCCGACCTGTAATGGCGGCTTTTCCAGTAGCTAGGCCTCTCATGTTGTCAATAACAATTCCACCCAGCGGACTCAAAGCTACAAGATTAAACTCGTTGAAATCTACATCAAGATCTAAGGTTGAATACTCGCCGCTTGTATTTATAGCACCATCAACCGTAAATGTTCTTTTTATATCATTTTTAAGTTGAGCGTTGACACTATAAATACTCAAGTCTTCATTTCCCTTTACCAGCATATCAAAATCTCCCAGTGGAGTATTGTTCACCTCAAAATTGCTGATGGTGAAATTGCTCGATGGCGCATAGTTACCGGCGATCTGTTCTAACTTGAGTTCACCATCAATGCGACCTCGCATTTTTAAACTGTCAATAGGTTTAGTCAAACTGGCGATACGTACACCATCAAACTTGAGATTAACATCTTTTGAATCCTTGCCATCAATCATTCCTGCGATGGTAATTCGTTCATTTAAATGTTGAGCTCTGAGCGTATCCAGTTTGAAGTTTTGGAAGTTATTATCGAAAACAAGTTTTACATCTTCGGCGCCAGGATTGATGACCCATTTTTTGCCTTGGTATTTTAAATCGCTCCTACGTATTCCAACTACAGATTTATTCTCGTCATTGATGGTATGATAGAAACTAAGGTTATACTTATCGTCTGACTGTTCTTGGCTTGTAAATTCTGTCCTGAATAACAACGTATCCTGACGTGTTACATTGATCAACTGAAAATCTTCAACGTTATAGAAGCCATTATCAATGTCGTCTATCTTAATGTAGGTGTTGAATAAGGGGTTTTGGTTATTGACCTGGACATTTACTTGTTTGAGATCTACGTCAAACGCCTTGATCCTAGGTGTTCTAAAGGTTAGTCTAAACTGGGCATCATTACTTGAAACCTGGCCTTTAATTATTGTGTTTTCGCCTAGAGCGATATCAGGAAAAAACAACTCAACAATTTTATCATAGATCTTGAATTCATAATCTAGATATTGGTCCTGAGTAATTTGATCTGATTTATAGTTGGTATACACGTTACCAATCGCATTTTTGAAAAGCTCTGGAATTTCCTCAATCTTGAATTGACCTCTTACTTCACCTTCTATAATATCTGTGCTATTTATGGTAATCAGGCGTTCCTGATCGATGAATGTGCTCTCAATAATAAAGTCTTCAAAGAAGTAGGTGTTGTTATCATTCTGGTAACTCGCATCAGTAAAATTGATCGTACCTGCGACATCATTAATATCTGTTCCATCCATATCTATGACCACATCACCTTTCAAAATCGCCATGCTATCACGCGTGAAAATATTGATTGCCCGCAAATCTGCATAGGCTATAGAGGCTTTGAAATCGTACGTATTGATCTCTTTGGTAATATCTACAAGACCGTCAAAATCCATTTGTAGATTGGGGTCGTTGATTTTTACTGTTCCGTTAAAAACAGGCTTACGTAAATCGCCATTTACTTTGATATTCCTATAATCATAACCCTTGAAACCCAAGCGGTTGATATTCCCATTAAGGCTCAACCTCGCATTATTAGGATCGAAACCGCGGCCATCCACATTTAGGTCAACGCTTATTCTTCCTAGATCTGGAGTTTTGGTAATGGATCCAATGTTAAAACCATTGGTTTTAATATTACCATTGTAACCTATTCTATCAGATCGTATCTCTGTCAACCTTAAATCAGTTCCAAAGCTTCCCAATCTCGTATTTCCCGACAATCTAGAAACTACATTATTCTGATCAACACTGGCATATCCATTAGCATTCACAGTGCCCAATTGGTTTAATTCTGCCGGTAGTTTATTGCCAAGAATATTGGGTAACAGTTTCTTTAAGTCTGCATTACTTACCTGCAATTGATTGAAATCACCCTCAATGTAAAATTGATCAACATCTCGAACTAAGTTGCGCATGGTCATGGTGCCATCGATACTTAAATCGTTGAGCGCTGTCATCTGCAAATCGGTTACGTTAAAGTCGTTGAGCGTTCCCTTCAAATTTCCTTTGAGTTCGATGCTCTCATTATTGACAAATTCATTGTAGAAAACATCCAATTCATTGGTGGCGAGACTAGCTTCTGCGATCTTGAGATCCCAGTTAACCTTATCTACAAAATTTGAGAAATCGCCAACTCCATAATCAAATTGTAAATCTCCCTTTAAAAACGACCCCAAGGTTTCTATTTTAAGGTCCTCAGCTTTGATCTGGATTGGAGAATAATAAAAATCGGCTTTTAAGTCTTTCACGGTAAAACCTTCACCGCCATTATTCTCACTTACAGCTCCATTATACATGACAAAATTGGCCTCATTGATATTTGCAAATAACTCGTCGCCGTCGATCCTGAAATCATTGGCATTCATATTGAGATCATCCGCAAAAAAGATGAGCGGATGATTAGCATTCTCATCCGTAATTTTAATGCGAGCATTGTTTAAATCAATCTTGCCTGTGGAAAGCTTGAACGGCTGCTCACTTGCCTTATCACTTGCAAACTTTTTGAGGAATATATTGAGGTTATCGCTTTCCTCACCGCTATAACGCTTCATGTTGAGATACAGCTTATCAATCGTCACATCTCCTAAAACAGGTGCATTTGAAATCAATTCAGAAAAGCTAAAAACCGAAGAACTAAGATTTTCAAAAGAAATGATAGTGTCCTGATGGTGGTCCAGGGCCCGAGAACTTCCTAATTCAATATCACCGTCATAAGTAATTGCCACCTTATCGATAGCAATATCAACATCATACGTATCATTGAGATAGTTTGTCGCGTATCGTGCCGTAGCCGTCTGTACAGATGGAAATGAAAAAGCAATCACAAGAATGACAAATAGCGCTATCAGTACCAGCAGCGTCCTTCCTAATATTTTGAAAAGCTTTTTAATAATAGATCAATTACTTTTGCAAAGATTACCAATTTCTATGCCCATAACACCGTCAAAAAGCGATAATTGTTACATACTTGCTATAGAATCATCTTGTGATGATACTTCTTGTGCGATACTAAAAAACAATCAGGTACTATCAAACGTCATTGCAGGGCAAAAAATTCACGAGCAATATGGTGGTGTCGTTCCTGAACTTGCCTCTCGAGCCCATCAATCGAACATCATACCAGTAGTGCATGCTGCTCTTACACAGGCAAATATCGATAAAAAGCAACTGTCCGCCATAGCTTTTACTCGCGGCCCAGGTTTGATGGGAAGCTTGTTGGTAGGCGGTAGTTTTGCCAAAAGTTTATCGCTGGCTTTGCAAATTCCATTGATAGAGGTTCACCATATGCAGGCTCATATTCTGGCTCATTATATTGATCACGGTCAAGAAATGCCTGAATTCCCATTCTTGGGACTCACCATAAGCGGTGGCCACACGCAAATAGTCAAGGTAACAGACTACCATAAAATGGAGGTCATAGGCAGCACTATGGACGATGCCGTGGGCGAGGCATTTGATAAATCAGGAAAAATATTAGGTTTGGGTTATCCTGCTGGACCTATAATAGATACGCTTTCGCGAAAAGGTAGTCACGACGCCTTTAAATTCCCCATTCCAAAAGCACCTAACCTAGACTACAGCTTCAGCGGATTCAAAACTAGTGTACTTTACTTCGTGCAGAAGCAGACTCAAAAAGATCCAGATTTTATTAAAAACAATCTGGAAGATATTTGTGCTAGTATACAGTATACTATCATTGAGATTCTATTTCAGAAACTAAATAAAGCGGTCAAGCAAACTGGCATTAAGTCTGTAGCCATTGGTGGTGGCGTTAGCGCTAATTCAGGAATTAGAGAAAGGCTTCTGTCCAAAAAAGAAAAAGGTTGGAATGTTTTCATTCCGCCATTTGAGTATACCACTGATAATGCGGCGATGATAGGCATCTCTGGATATTATAAATATTTGCAGGGTGACTTCTCTTCATTGGATGTCGTTGCACAAGCTAAAATGACCATGTAATTATGCAGTTATTCTATTTTTCACAACCCAATGCGACAGATGAATTCTTATCTCTTGAAAAAGAGGATACAAGACATATTACCAAAGTCTTGCGTAAAAAAGTAGGTGACGTTATCAATGTCACTAATGGAAGAGGTGATTTATTTGACGCCACGATCACCCAATTGACCAGCAACAAGTGTCAATTGAAACTGAAGCACCTAAAGTTTGAGCCTTCAAAAAAACCTCAACTTCATATCGCGATTGCTCCAACTAAGATGAACGATCGCATGGAATGGTTTCTGGAAAAATCTACTGAGCTGGGAATTTCTGCCATCACGCCTTTAATATGCAGCAATAGTGAACGCAGAAATATTAAAGAAGAACGATTTGAGAAAATCATCATAAGCGCCATGCAACAATCCCTACAATTGCATAAACCAGTGCTTCATCAATTTACCAATCTTGATGCATTTGTTCAATCTGCAAACAGTGAACTAAAACTTATCGCACACTGCGAGGAAACCAACAAAAAACATATTACTGAACTTCTTGATTCTGAAAAAGACACCTTAATACTTATAGGTCCAGAAGGTGACTTCACACCAGCGGAAATAGAAAATGCACTAAAACATCAATTTGTTCCAGTGCATCTAGGTCATACAAGACTGCGTACAGAGACTGCAGGAATCTATGCAGCCAGTCTATTCAATGCTATTATTCAAGAGTAGAAATTCCTGCAGCAACAACCGCAAGATCTTTATCCTGAGCAATAATCGCCACTTTATAATTGGTTTTATTATTGACGTCTACCTTGAATGATTGTTTTCCATTTGACGCCTTTTTATCGAGCTCCACTCGCTGAATCACAACGTTGGTATTTCTCAACTTCTTACGAGCGTTCTCACCTTTCGCGACAGCGGTAGTTTCATCATCAATCAGCAATAAAGCATAGGCTTTGTCATATTTTTTTGCTCCATCCATCGAGTAGGTAAAATCAATAGATTTACTTCCCTTAACTATAACGGGTGCGTTCAATGCAGTGACCATTGATTTTTTATTGATTGAACTCTTCAAAGTACTTTCCCGCGATCCCACAAATTCCTTTGATCCGTTCACGACCATTTGAGGTGTGTATACTCCAGAATTGAGTTCTTTAGCATAACTGCGCTGATAAGCAGAATAAGCCTTATCAGAATATGGATCTTTCCAACCTAGATAATTCCAATAATCGACATGATAAGATAAGGCAATAACATTTTCATCGTCCTTGATCTGTGCCAGAAGGGCGTCTGCTGGTGGACAGCTGCTACATCCTTGAGACGTGAACAATTCCACGACGTTCACGCCATTTTGGATTTGTTTTTCATTACTTTGTTCTACATGATCTATATGCTGAAAAGCTAAGATGCTAAAAGCCAATAATAAACTAAGTATGGGTACAGTTATTCTTACCATAGGTTTAAAAATCATGAGGGATAGTTTAAGTTGGTTATGATTTAAAACTAATAATAATTCGCTTTATTTTTAAGAAAATGTTAAATAATCGTAGCAAAATTTATCAATTCAATTTTATGAGGTTCTATTTCCTGATTGCGTTATTGATTCTAACCTGTTTAACATCAAACGCCCAAGAGGTTGCCGTACTTAAATATGATGGCGGCGGCGATTGGTACTCCAATCCAACAGCGTTACCCAACCTGGTAGAATATTGCAACAAAAATCTGGGAACGACTTTTTCTAAAGATGTCAAAACCGTAGAGGCACAAAGCATCGATATTTTTCAATATCCTTTTATTCACATGACTGGTCATGGAAATGTAGTTTTCAGTCAGGAACAAATAGAGAACCTAAGGAACTATCTATTAAGCGGTGGATTTATTCATATCGATGACAATTATGGGATGAAGCCTTATCTGGAAAAAGAATTAGTCCGTTTGTTTCCTGATAAGCAATTAACTGAGCTTTCTGCAAACCATCCTATTTTCAGTAGCTACAAGAACTTCCCAAACGGTTTGCCTAAAATTCATGAACACGATGGAAATCGTCCACAAGCAATGGGAATATTTCATGAAAATAGATTAGTTCTTTTATTTACTTTTGAAAGCGATTTAGGAGATGGCTGGGAAAGTCCAGAAGTTCATAATGACCCGCAAGAAGTAAGACAGAAGGCGCTGGACATGGGTGCCAACATTGTCAAATACGTGTTTACTAATTAATCATTTATGGGTACGAGAGCTACCTCGCGAGCGATCGCTTTTGGACTATTACGAGCACTTCTCATCATTGCTGGAGTGTTTATCCTTGCGTGGTTTCTTTGGGAAATCCAATCAGTTCTATTTTACATAGGATTTGCTGCGGTGTTATCCCTAGTAGGAAGACCTATTGTCTTATTCTTTAGAGATAGGCTAAGGATTCCCAATACACTGGCCGTTATTCTCACACTGATTATTCTGTTTTCCATAATTGTTGGCGCCATCCTCTTGATCATACCAGTCATTGCAGAACAAGGTGAAAATATTTCCAAAATTGATATTGATGAAGTACGGGAAAATCTAGAGGTCTTGAACCAACAGATTAGTGATTATTTTGGGATTGAAAACGTCAACGTTCTGGAACGTATTCAAAATCTTGAGTTCGTGAAAGAAAACCTCACTATGGATCTCGTTCCGCAGTTTGTGAATGGCTTTTTTGGTACGTTGGGAAGTTTGATGATCGGGCTTTTCTCCATTCTATTTATAGCTTTCTTTTTACTTAAAGACAGTAGATTACTTCTGGAAGGCGTACTCGTTTTCTCAAAAAAAGGTAATGAAGGTCAGTTCCTAAGAGCATTTACTAAAATCAAGCAACTCCTTTCTCGCTATTTCATCGGCCTGATTTTTCAGATTGTTATCCTATTCGTATTGTACGGTATATTGTTATTGTCATTAGGAACTGAAAATGCGCTGATCATTGCCTTTTTCTGTGCGCTTCTTAACCTCATTCCATACTTGGGTCCAGCTATAGGATACATTTTAATGAGCGCGTTTGTCATAAGTGACAATCTAGGAGCTAATTTTACCAATATCATCTTGCCACAACTTATCGTAGTGATGATAGGGTATGGTATCATTCAACTTATTGATAATTTCTTGAACCAGCCTTTGATTTTTGGAAAGTCGGTCAAATCACATCCATTAGAGATTTTTATTATCATTTTGATCGCTGGATTAGTGTTCGGGATTATAGGATTAGTACTTGCTATTCCTACTTATACTGCGATCAAGGTTATTTCCAAAGAATTTTTGAGCGAGTATAAAATCGTTAAGAAACTGACCCAAAACCTGTAGAGTCTATGAATCACGCTGTGCTGCAACCACAGGTGAGAACCTATCTACTGGAGCATTTACATGAGAATGTAGCTGCATTTGTATTGCGCTCACATCCATTTGAAATTGATAATAAAGAGCTGGCGCAGCAGCTTGTGGGACTTCAAAAAGCACAAGCTAAATTCCCATTGCTTTTCAATTGTGAACATGTTTTCTACCCGCCTAAAGTTAATTTAGAGCAAACGAGTAGTTGGGAAACGGCAGTCTATAAATCTAAGATTGTTCAAGGCGATTCCATGGTCGATCTTACGGGTGGTTTGGGGATTGATGATATCGCTTTCGCGAAAGCGTATTCCACAACAATCCACGTAGAACTCGACCCTGATCTACAAGAAATCGCTGCACACAATTTTAAAACACTAGAGCTTCCCATAGAAAGCCACCAAGGCGATGGCATTTCATTTCTCAAAGAGGCAGGTTTAAAATTTGATCTCATCTACCTGGATCCCAGCCGTAAAACAGCGGCTACAAATAAAGCCATCCTGCTAACCGATTATGAGCCTGATGTCACCAAACATAAAGAGCTACTTTTTGAAAAGGGTGAATATATTATGATTAAAACCTCGCCCATGCTCGATATCACTGCTGGAATGAGACAGTTGGAACACGTGGCGCAAATCCATATCGTAGCGGTTAAAAATGAGGTAAAGGAATTGCTTTGGATATTGAAAAAGAACGTTGAGAATACTAAGATGTTCGCGGTCAATCTGGCTACAAATCAGCCGGTTTTTGATTTCAATCTGGATTCTACAGCTAATATTGTGATTGATTCACCTAAAAAGTATCTATACGAACCTAATGCCGCTATTATGAAATCACAGGCGTTTGGTGAGGTGTGCAGTCAATATGGTGTCTCAAAAATTGATCAAGATGCCCATTTATTCACACGAGAAGATTTAATCCAATTTCCTGGGAGGTGTTTTAAGATTTTAGAAGTACACGACTATAAGCCTAAGATCATAAAACGCCAATATGGGAAAGGTGCGCATGCTGTTGTGACGAGAAACTTTCGCGAAAGCGTAAAAAAATTAAGGACTATATTTAATTTTGAAGAACACGAGACCAACTACCTCTTTTTTACAAGCATTGCTGGTCGCGGTCCCGTGGTAATTGAGGCAATAAAAATCCGATCATGAAAAAAATCATCATTCTATCTGGCGCCGGCGTTAGTGCAGAAAGTGGTATTGCAACCTTTAGGGATGCAGATGGTTTGTGGGAAGGACACGATGTGATGGAAGTGGCATCACCTCAAGGATTTGAAAACAATCCATCGCTGGTGCTTGATTTTTATAACCAGCGTCGTGCGCAACTCAAAACGGTAAAACCCAATGAGGCGCACTATTGCATAGCCGCACTGGAACGCAATTATGAAGTTCACGTTATCACGCAAAATGTAGATGACCTTCACGAGCGTGCCGGATCGTCTAATGTTTTGCACTTGCATGGTGAATTACTAAAAGCGCGCAGCACTTCAAATCCTGAGTACATCATAGAGTGGCCAGATGACATCACAGCAATGGATTCCTGTCCTGACGGTTCCCAAATGCGACCACATATCGTGTGGTTTGGTGAAGAAGTACCAGCTATGGAAAAAGCCATTGAGCTTACATCACAGGCAGATGCTGTCATTATTGTAGGTACATCGTTGCAAGTCTATCCAGCAGCAGGACTCATGCATTATGCTCCAGACGACACTCCTATTTTTCTGGTCGATCCACGACCTAATCTCGAGAGTCACGGCAATCTAACCGTGATTGAAGAAAATGCAAGCACAGGTGTACGCAAGGCTTGTGATATCATTAATGTTTCATTACCTAATACGTAACTCTATTGGCACTACCTATACTCAAAGAACAATTAGCCGATTTATATGCCTATAAGGAATCGCGAGTGCGCCTAGCGACTAAATTTGTGGAGCGAGGAGCTATTGAAGATCTTATCGATTACTGTCATCCAGCTTCTGGAGTTTCTTATAAAGCATGCTGGTGTCTGGAACAGGCCTATCGCCTGTTTCCAGAAGTTTGTTATCCGCATATTGAGAAAATCTACCAACTTTACATTACGCCAGTGGACTTGAGCGGCATGCGCTGCCTGCTTAAAATAGGTTTTGAGATGCTCAAATGCTATTATGGCCCACGCGATCATGAAATCAAGCAGCTCATAACGCAGCCTATGAAAGAGCAATTGACGAGAGCCGCTTTTGATGCAATGATCAATGCTGGTGGAAGGTCTGCAAACCTTATGTATGCTACTAGGAGCCTTTATCTCATGCGCAATGAGTTTGAATTGATACCAGATCAATTGCCCGCTTTTATTGAACGCCAGTTGATGGATCCAGAAAATAAAGGCTACCGCAGTTGTGGTCGCGAGATCTTGACAAAACTGAGCTGGCAAAAACAAGCATAACCATCATTTTCAAGGTGCTGTATCGCTGTTAAAATCTTATTTTTGCAAGCTTTAAAGATCCACTATGTCATTACAAGCTATTTCTCCCATTGACGGCCGCTATCATTCTAAGGTTGCTAACCTTGCAAACTATTTTTCTGAAGCTGCACTTATCAAATACAGAGTGCTTATTGAGGTGGAATATTTTATCGCTTTGAGCGAAAGCGGAATCTCACAACTACAACCGTTCAAGGAAGAAACTAAATCATTGCTTAAAGATCTTTATCGCAAGTTTAGCGAGGATGATGCCAAGGAAATCAAGTTTATAGAAAAAACAACCAACCACGATGTCAAAGCTGTGGAGTATCTTCTGAAGAAAAAATTTGATATGATGGATCTTAAAGCCCACAAAGAATTCATCCATTTTGGCCTTACATCACAGGATATCAACAATACGGCGATACCGTTATCTATCAAGGATGCTGTGGAAGAAGTTTACATTCCAGAATTGGAGGCGCTTATTTCACAGTTAGAAGGTTTAGTCAATGACTGGAAAGATATTCCCATGCTGGCGCGTACTCATGGACAACCAGCCTCACCTACCCGATTAGGTAAAGAATTCAATGTGTTTGTAGTTCGCTTAAAGGAGCAATTATCAACACTTAAGAGTACTCCCAATGCAGCAAAATTTGGTGGTGCAACTGGGAACTTTAATGCACATCACGTTGCATTTCCTAAGGTCGACTGGAAAGCCTTTGGGTCAGAATTTGTAGAAAATAGATTGGGATTGAAACATAGTTTTCCAACTACCCAGATTGAGCATTACGATTTTATGGCCTCTTTGTTTGATGCCATGAAGCGTATCAATACGATTTTGATTGATTTGGATCGAGATATATGGACCTACATATCCATGGATTATTTCAAACAAAAAATAAAGGCTGGCGAGATAGGCTCTAGCGCTATGCCGCATAAAGTGAATCCCATCGATTTTGAGAATAGTGAAGGAAATTTAGGTTTAGCCAATGCTGTATTTGAACACCTAGCGGCAAAACTTCCTATTTCAAGATTACAACGTGATCTGACTGATTCTACAGTATTACGTAATGTAGGTGTACCTATCGCCCATACGATTATAGCTTTTAAGGCAACATCAAAAGGCTTAGGTAAACTCCTACTCAATCCATCTAAAATTGAACAAGATCTTGAGAACAATTGGGCTGTAGTGGCAGAAGCTGTTCAAACTATTCTAAGACGCGAGGCTTATCCCAATCCATATGAAGCGTTGAAGCAGCTCACAAGAACCAATGAAAAGATTACCGCCGCTAGCATGGCTGATTTCATTGAAGGTTTAGACGTTAAAGATTCTGTGAAAAATGAATTAAGAGGTATTTCACCATCCTCATTCACAGGTATATAGCGTTTTTTAATAAGTTAATTCCTACTTAATTGTGGTTTAGTTAACGGCCTTAAGCATGCTCTATTAGTAAATTGCAGTACAATCAATTAATAAACCTATGAGCATACTGACTATTATTCTAAACATTCTTATACCACCACTAGGTGTTGGATTAGCTAAAGGATTTGGGAAAGATTTTATCATTAACCTAATCTTAACTCTAATCTTCTTTATACCTGGTGTCATTCACGCATTTATTGTGACATCTAGATAAGAATACCGAACATTAACTACTATATTAATTACCAAAAATCAAACTTATGAAGATTAAAATATTATCCATATTCGCTTTAATTGCAATGCTAACAAGCTGTGATATCAAGAAAACTGAAGGTGGGGACATGCCAGAACTAGATGTCGATGTTGAAGCTGAAGCAGGAGAACTTCCAGAATACGATGTAGACTGGATGGATGTTGACGTTACAACAACTACTAAAATGGTCGAAGTACCTAAATTAGTTGTCGTAATGGAAGAAGAAGAGGTGGAAGTACCAGTTCTTGATGTAGACATGCCAGGAGACAAAATGGAAAGAACTCTAACTGTAGAAGCAGAAATTGCTGGAACAGATCAGGATCTAGACATTAAAGAAGTAAGAGCAACAAATAATAAATTGTTTGTTATTGCTACCCTAGAAGATAACGGTACAGATCTACAAGGAAAAACAGTACGTAAACAAGATCAAGTTGTGCTTAATGCACCTAACATGGAAGTTGAATATATTATTGTAGGTGACAAGCCTAACAGAATGTTCAACAACAACAATAGATACTATTCAAATATGAATAGTTTTGACAACGATGTTGCAAATGCGCAGGTTATTTATAGTAACTAAGAGCATTTAAAAATTGAAATGAAAAAGAAGAAAATGGCGCCCAATGGGCGCCATTTTTTTTATCCCAGCTTTTTAGCTTCATCCCAGAAAACATCCATTTCTGCTAGAGTCATACCACTCAATTTTTTACCTAGATCGGCTGCTTTTGATTCTAGGTATTGAAAACGCTTGATGAATTTTTTATTGGTACGCTCTAGTGCGTCCTCAGGATTAACACCTAGATGCTTTCCGTAGTTGACTAGAGAGAATAGAACATCACCAAATTCTGCCTCAATGGTGTCTTTGTTCCCTTTGTCTATTTCTACCTGCAACTCTTCCAGTTCTTCTTCCAATTTTTCTTTGACTTGTTCTGGTCGTTCCCAATCAAAACCAACACCAGCCACTTTATCTTGAATGCGGGAACTTTTTACCAAAGCCGGCAAACTGGTGGGCACGCCTTCCAAAACACTTTTTTTACCTTCCTTGAGCTTGAGCGCTTCCCAGTTCTGCTTTACTTCTTCTTCATCTGCAACCTCAACATCACCATAGATATGTGGATGTCTTGAAACCAATTTGTCGCAAATTC
Protein-coding sequences here:
- a CDS encoding 16S rRNA (uracil(1498)-N(3))-methyltransferase is translated as MQLFYFSQPNATDEFLSLEKEDTRHITKVLRKKVGDVINVTNGRGDLFDATITQLTSNKCQLKLKHLKFEPSKKPQLHIAIAPTKMNDRMEWFLEKSTELGISAITPLICSNSERRNIKEERFEKIIISAMQQSLQLHKPVLHQFTNLDAFVQSANSELKLIAHCEETNKKHITELLDSEKDTLILIGPEGDFTPAEIENALKHQFVPVHLGHTRLRTETAGIYAASLFNAIIQE
- the tsaD gene encoding tRNA (adenosine(37)-N6)-threonylcarbamoyltransferase complex transferase subunit TsaD, coding for MPITPSKSDNCYILAIESSCDDTSCAILKNNQVLSNVIAGQKIHEQYGGVVPELASRAHQSNIIPVVHAALTQANIDKKQLSAIAFTRGPGLMGSLLVGGSFAKSLSLALQIPLIEVHHMQAHILAHYIDHGQEMPEFPFLGLTISGGHTQIVKVTDYHKMEVIGSTMDDAVGEAFDKSGKILGLGYPAGPIIDTLSRKGSHDAFKFPIPKAPNLDYSFSGFKTSVLYFVQKQTQKDPDFIKNNLEDICASIQYTIIEILFQKLNKAVKQTGIKSVAIGGGVSANSGIRERLLSKKEKGWNVFIPPFEYTTDNAAMIGISGYYKYLQGDFSSLDVVAQAKMTM
- a CDS encoding DUF1223 domain-containing protein, with protein sequence MIFKPMVRITVPILSLLLAFSILAFQHIDHVEQSNEKQIQNGVNVVELFTSQGCSSCPPADALLAQIKDDENVIALSYHVDYWNYLGWKDPYSDKAYSAYQRSYAKELNSGVYTPQMVVNGSKEFVGSRESTLKSSINKKSMVTALNAPVIVKGSKSIDFTYSMDGAKKYDKAYALLLIDDETTAVAKGENARKKLRNTNVVIQRVELDKKASNGKQSFKVDVNNKTNYKVAIIAQDKDLAVVAAGISTLE
- a CDS encoding translocation/assembly module TamB domain-containing protein gives rise to the protein MIAFSFPSVQTATARYATNYLNDTYDVDIAIDKVAITYDGDIELGSSRALDHHQDTIISFENLSSSVFSFSELISNAPVLGDVTIDKLYLNMKRYSGEESDNLNIFLKKFASDKASEQPFKLSTGKIDLNNARIKITDENANHPLIFFADDLNMNANDFRIDGDELFANINEANFVMYNGAVSENNGGEGFTVKDLKADFYYSPIQIKAEDLKIETLGSFLKGDLQFDYGVGDFSNFVDKVNWDLKIAEASLATNELDVFYNEFVNNESIELKGNLKGTLNDFNVTDLQMTALNDLSIDGTMTMRNLVRDVDQFYIEGDFNQLQVSNADLKKLLPNILGNKLPAELNQLGTVNANGYASVDQNNVVSRLSGNTRLGSFGTDLRLTEIRSDRIGYNGNIKTNGFNIGSITKTPDLGRISVDLNVDGRGFDPNNARLSLNGNINRLGFKGYDYRNIKVNGDLRKPVFNGTVKINDPNLQMDFDGLVDITKEINTYDFKASIAYADLRAINIFTRDSMAILKGDVVIDMDGTDINDVAGTINFTDASYQNDNNTYFFEDFIIESTFIDQERLITINSTDIIEGEVRGQFKIEEIPELFKNAIGNVYTNYKSDQITQDQYLDYEFKIYDKIVELFFPDIALGENTIIKGQVSSNDAQFRLTFRTPRIKAFDVDLKQVNVQVNNQNPLFNTYIKIDDIDNGFYNVEDFQLINVTRQDTLLFRTEFTSQEQSDDKYNLSFYHTINDENKSVVGIRRSDLKYQGKKWVINPGAEDVKLVFDNNFQNFKLDTLRAQHLNERITIAGMIDGKDSKDVNLKFDGVRIASLTKPIDSLKMRGRIDGELKLEQIAGNYAPSSNFTISNFEVNNTPLGDFDMLVKGNEDLSIYSVNAQLKNDIKRTFTVDGAINTSGEYSTLDLDVDFNEFNLVALSPLGGIVIDNMRGLATGKAAITGRLTEPDVNGEITMKNAGLRVPYLNTDFDFEQDATVDISTTSFDFGQIQLTDTKYNTTGFLKGQINHKNFGFWELDLELESNRLLVLDTELTEESLYYGTAFIDGTATITGPTNELFINVVATTGDDTIFKIPIDNGESLSDTSAIYFLSPEEKEARLSGKETEIREISGLELRFDLEVTPTATVEVTVDPTNGSYLRGSGYGNLLLEINTNGKFVMNGDFIATEGIYNFKYAGIVNKEFVIEPGGTIDWNGDPTNANINVSATYATRANPSVLLDNPNLNAQIPVEVVTSLEGDLSFFDPEFSIVFPNANSVVKSELQYRLEDKSQRQLQALSLITTGSFYNPNSIGQRAVTGNLVESLSGIVNDIVSSGDSRLDFGVTYEATERNPNSDFQRSDRFGITLTTQISDRVFINGKLGVPVGSTTTTERAVIGNVEIEFLLNQTGTLTLKIFNRENALQQIGQQEGYDQGLGLEYSIDFDTLNELYEKVFTKKLSTQPSVAPSQYQPDFSTGIYK